The Burkholderia cepacia ATCC 25416 genome includes a window with the following:
- a CDS encoding Lrp/AsnC family transcriptional regulator, translating to MSSNPRRLDRIDIGILNQLQQNARITNAELARAVNLSATPCFNRVRALEKLGLFRQQVTLLDPEPLGLRINVFIQVSLEKQVEDALQRFEEAISQRPEVMECYLMSGDADYLLRVVMPDMRTLERFIIERLTTIPGVSNIRSSFALKQVRYKTALPLPASGLTLVDPDEAASDWS from the coding sequence ATGAGTTCAAACCCGCGGCGGCTCGACCGCATCGACATCGGCATCCTGAACCAGCTGCAGCAGAACGCGCGGATCACGAACGCGGAACTCGCGCGTGCGGTGAACCTGTCGGCCACGCCGTGCTTCAACCGCGTGCGCGCGCTGGAGAAGCTCGGGCTGTTCCGGCAGCAGGTCACGCTGCTCGACCCCGAGCCGCTCGGGCTGCGGATCAACGTGTTCATCCAGGTCAGCCTCGAGAAGCAGGTCGAGGACGCGCTGCAGCGCTTCGAGGAAGCGATCTCGCAGCGGCCCGAGGTGATGGAGTGCTACCTGATGTCGGGCGACGCCGACTACCTGCTGCGCGTCGTGATGCCCGACATGCGCACGCTCGAGCGTTTCATCATCGAGCGCCTGACGACGATCCCCGGCGTATCGAACATCCGGTCGAGCTTCGCGCTGAAGCAGGTGCGCTACAAGACCGCGCTGCCGTTGCCGGCGTCCGGACTGACGCTCGTCGATCCGGACGAGGCGGCATCCGACTGGAGCTGA